In one window of Verrucomicrobiia bacterium DNA:
- a CDS encoding ABC transporter permease, translating into MANKNKSRAWRVLWGEAVESFRMAIAAVTAHKLRSTLTLSGVVVGVFSIIVVMTAMRILQRNVESELSGLGTHTFAVSRWPGISFEGPSGWEKYRRRQNLMMEHVHALERRATMAKTIGAETGLMSSEASSRYFTTNPDVQLNGVTPGVFQAKNWVIEQGRAFGQGDMESARAVCVLGNYLAKSLFPHSSPVGEEVKFDGVKYMVVGYLEAKGGMGGAGQDNFMAIPMSTGLNRYGARWRSLSILVQAESAQAFDDTIEQTRGILRAVRKVQPGQPDDFEIMSNDSLIEQFRSLTFAVRVGVTVISSISLLAAGIGIMNIMLVSVTERTREIGVRRAIGAKKRNILTQFIMEAVVICQIGGLIGVILGVGGGNAAAIYFETPPVIPVDWVALGLLICSAVGVVFGTYPAYKAANLDPIESLRYE; encoded by the coding sequence GTGGCTAACAAGAATAAAAGCCGTGCGTGGCGCGTCCTCTGGGGAGAGGCGGTGGAAAGCTTTCGTATGGCGATCGCGGCGGTCACGGCGCATAAGCTGCGTTCCACCCTCACCCTTTCGGGCGTGGTGGTCGGGGTGTTTTCCATCATCGTCGTGATGACGGCGATGCGTATTTTGCAACGCAATGTGGAATCGGAATTGAGCGGATTGGGCACGCATACGTTCGCCGTAAGCCGCTGGCCGGGCATCTCCTTCGAAGGCCCGAGCGGCTGGGAAAAGTATCGCCGTCGGCAGAATCTGATGATGGAGCATGTGCACGCACTGGAGCGTCGTGCAACCATGGCCAAGACCATTGGCGCCGAGACTGGCTTAATGAGTTCGGAAGCCTCCTCGCGCTATTTTACAACGAACCCTGACGTACAATTGAACGGCGTGACGCCCGGTGTGTTTCAGGCGAAGAACTGGGTGATCGAGCAAGGGCGCGCCTTCGGCCAAGGCGATATGGAGAGTGCGCGAGCGGTGTGCGTGCTCGGCAATTATCTGGCGAAATCACTGTTCCCGCACAGTTCACCCGTGGGCGAAGAAGTGAAGTTTGACGGCGTGAAATACATGGTCGTCGGTTATCTGGAAGCCAAGGGCGGGATGGGCGGGGCGGGACAGGACAACTTTATGGCCATCCCGATGTCTACAGGATTGAATCGCTATGGCGCACGATGGCGCAGTCTTTCAATTTTGGTACAGGCGGAAAGCGCACAGGCATTTGATGACACCATCGAGCAGACACGTGGCATTCTACGCGCTGTCCGCAAGGTGCAACCAGGTCAGCCGGATGATTTCGAGATCATGTCGAATGATTCGCTGATCGAACAATTCCGCAGCCTGACCTTTGCGGTGCGCGTAGGCGTGACGGTGATTAGCTCCATCTCCCTGCTCGCGGCGGGCATCGGCATCATGAACATCATGCTCGTGTCCGTTACGGAACGCACGCGCGAGATCGGTGTTCGACGTGCGATCGGGGCGAAGAAGCGGAACATCCTTACGCAATTCATCATGGAGGCCGTGGTCATCTGCCAGATCGGCGGGTTGATCGGCGTGATCTTAGGTGTGGGCGGCGGCAATGCGGCAGCGATCTATTTCGAGACACCACCCGTCATTCCTGTGGATTGGGTGGCATTGGGATTGCTGATCTGTTCTGCAGTGGGCGTGGTGTTCGGAACGTATCCGGCATATAAGGCGGCAAACCTGGATCCGATCGAATCGCTGCGCTACGAGTGA
- a CDS encoding ABC transporter permease, which yields MRFIAELFEGLWIALDAIRANKLRAALTTLGIVVGIVTVSLMAAAIDGLNQAFLKSISAIGADVVFIDKYPWFNEEPWWKMRNRRDITIAEAKALAKQSQHAMAVSAETFSRRTVRYNDAVATSVTIVGTTEQTALISGLNLTAGRFLSMAEVDGARPVCVLGADVASNFFPFASPLGERVRIGESTFEVVGVIGRRGSFLSMESLDNQVFIPITRFNQVISWRPNVMIRIKVNDIKKLPEAREEFRGIMRKLRNVAPEDPDDFAINEQQAFINTFQRVGGVIAAVGLFITGLSLFVGGIGIMNIMFVSVAERTKEIGLRKALGAKRRAIMLQFLLEAALICLLGGLIGLALAWLAAIGASNVLPMRISPMVIGLALGVSLITGLLAGFFPAWRAAKMDPVEALRVE from the coding sequence ATGAGATTTATCGCTGAACTGTTTGAGGGCTTGTGGATCGCACTAGATGCGATCCGCGCCAACAAACTGCGTGCGGCTTTGACCACACTCGGCATCGTGGTAGGCATTGTTACAGTGAGCCTGATGGCGGCAGCGATCGATGGATTGAACCAGGCGTTCCTCAAAAGCATCTCTGCCATCGGTGCGGATGTGGTCTTCATCGACAAGTATCCGTGGTTCAATGAGGAGCCTTGGTGGAAGATGCGAAATCGCCGGGACATCACGATCGCGGAAGCCAAGGCACTGGCGAAGCAATCTCAGCACGCCATGGCCGTTTCGGCTGAGACATTTTCACGGCGGACGGTGCGCTACAACGATGCCGTAGCCACTTCGGTCACTATTGTCGGCACCACGGAACAAACCGCTTTGATCAGCGGATTGAACCTGACAGCCGGAAGATTTCTTTCCATGGCAGAAGTGGATGGTGCGCGACCCGTGTGCGTGCTTGGTGCCGATGTGGCGTCCAATTTCTTCCCCTTTGCTTCACCATTGGGAGAACGTGTGAGGATCGGCGAGAGCACATTTGAAGTCGTGGGCGTGATCGGCAGACGCGGCAGCTTTCTCTCCATGGAGAGCCTCGATAATCAGGTGTTCATCCCCATCACCCGTTTCAATCAAGTCATAAGCTGGCGGCCAAACGTGATGATCCGTATCAAGGTGAATGACATCAAGAAACTGCCCGAGGCACGTGAGGAGTTCCGTGGTATCATGCGCAAGTTGCGCAACGTTGCTCCGGAAGATCCGGATGATTTTGCCATCAACGAACAGCAAGCCTTCATCAACACCTTTCAGCGTGTGGGCGGTGTCATCGCCGCAGTCGGGCTGTTCATCACCGGCCTGTCACTCTTTGTCGGCGGCATCGGGATCATGAACATCATGTTCGTGAGTGTGGCGGAACGGACCAAGGAGATCGGCCTGCGAAAGGCACTAGGGGCGAAGCGCCGCGCCATCATGCTCCAGTTTCTTTTGGAGGCAGCACTCATTTGTCTGCTGGGGGGCTTGATTGGATTGGCGTTAGCCTGGCTGGCAGCAATAGGCGCTTCCAATGTTCTACCGATGCGGATCTCACCGATGGTCATCGGATTGGCACTGGGAGTTTCACTGATCACCGGATTGCTCGCCGGATTCTTTCCCGCATGGCGGGCGGCGAAGATGGATCCGGTGGAAGCTTTGCGAGTGGAATAA
- a CDS encoding PmoA family protein yields the protein MTETLPRRTPCGMFPSAFYSRVVALSIICTAFPYLDAKAAPKSLTVEAGEHDRQDCVVTVAWDKKDSKHYQLKAKDGRTFSLQNDDKGQASFVLDKLAKNQSLTLTVKTAKQKPSASAKRSGTAIDLQNNGKKVLSYQMADTEAPRPEIKPVYRHNSYLHPILTPSGKTVTGDYPPDHLWHRGIWYAWTHTEFGESAPDFWNQSKGDKLTARIDFDKLENTWSGPVHAGFSSSHKFLDSGAPVLDETWQVKTYALPGSKLHVIDLVSVQSCATDKPLKLPKYYYGGLGFRANPQWEQKDNVSFMISSGETDRVKMNEQRINWIRISGKTDGELASITLMDHPGNFRSPQPIRVNPKNPQTCFAPSQLGDWSIEPGKPLTARYRFIVADGVPEKAELDRLWQDYAYPPKVTVK from the coding sequence TTGACGGAAACGCTGCCGAGGCGCACACCTTGCGGAATGTTCCCCTCGGCATTTTACAGTCGCGTTGTCGCGCTATCGATCATCTGCACAGCTTTTCCATATCTTGATGCAAAGGCTGCTCCCAAGTCTCTCACCGTCGAAGCTGGCGAGCATGACCGGCAGGATTGCGTCGTCACCGTTGCGTGGGACAAAAAGGATTCAAAGCATTACCAGCTCAAGGCTAAAGATGGACGCACTTTTTCATTACAGAATGATGACAAGGGACAGGCATCTTTTGTCCTGGATAAACTAGCCAAGAATCAGTCGCTCACACTGACGGTCAAGACAGCCAAGCAAAAACCGTCGGCGAGTGCCAAGAGATCAGGAACGGCGATCGACCTGCAGAACAACGGCAAAAAGGTGCTCAGCTATCAGATGGCTGACACAGAAGCCCCCCGCCCTGAGATCAAGCCAGTTTACCGGCATAATTCGTATCTGCATCCCATCCTCACGCCTTCAGGCAAAACGGTAACGGGCGATTATCCGCCAGATCATTTGTGGCATCGCGGTATCTGGTACGCCTGGACGCACACGGAGTTTGGAGAGAGCGCACCGGATTTCTGGAACCAGAGCAAAGGAGACAAACTGACGGCAAGGATCGATTTCGATAAACTAGAGAACACCTGGAGCGGCCCAGTTCATGCGGGTTTCAGCAGTTCACATAAGTTTCTGGATTCAGGCGCACCGGTATTGGATGAAACCTGGCAGGTGAAGACCTATGCCCTGCCCGGTTCCAAACTGCATGTGATCGATCTCGTTTCGGTGCAAAGCTGCGCCACGGATAAACCGCTCAAGCTGCCGAAGTATTACTATGGCGGACTGGGCTTTCGGGCGAACCCGCAATGGGAACAAAAAGATAATGTTTCCTTCATGATTTCCAGCGGTGAAACCGATCGCGTGAAGATGAACGAGCAGCGCATCAACTGGATCCGTATCAGCGGAAAGACAGATGGTGAGCTGGCTAGCATCACCTTGATGGATCATCCGGGCAACTTCCGCTCGCCTCAGCCCATTCGCGTGAACCCCAAGAACCCGCAGACCTGTTTTGCACCTTCGCAACTGGGTGATTGGAGCATCGAACCCGGCAAGCCATTGACTGCCCGCTATCGATTCATTGTGGCGGATGGTGTGCCTGAAAAAGCAGAATTGGACCGGCTATGGCAGGATTACGCATATCCGCCCAAAGTCACGGTGAAGTGA
- a CDS encoding efflux RND transporter periplasmic adaptor subunit, with the protein MARKKSSKGWWIFLALIAIGGGAGWWKYTHKEEKPVEVQTEKVQRRDLTELVVATGRIQPVLQVKISPEVSGEIIELPIKEGQVVKKGDLLMKIKPDFYTASRNSSEANLKAVLANKDLSAANLEKARLEHARSSDLKKSALISESQYLEAKTAFDVAQAQLNASTHQADVARASLARAEEELAKTTIYSPLDAVVTKLNSQAGERVVGTATMAGTDVMTLSNLEEMEARVDIGEIDVVLIAVGQKTRLEVDAFRDRKFTGIVTEIANTAKTSALGTQQEATRFEVRIRVQEKEIFRPGMSVTAEIETRYRTNVLTVPFQSVTTRPPKGNTNAVATASTNAPAATKKEKENANKPIEVVFLKEGDTVKMVPVKRGISDQNYAEITEGVSEGQEVVSGSYKAINRDLEDGKKVAIGTGDSKANEEKKP; encoded by the coding sequence ATGGCCCGTAAAAAAAGCTCAAAAGGCTGGTGGATATTTCTCGCGCTGATCGCTATTGGCGGCGGTGCAGGCTGGTGGAAATACACGCACAAAGAGGAAAAGCCCGTCGAGGTACAGACCGAGAAGGTCCAGCGCCGCGACCTGACGGAACTCGTCGTAGCCACAGGCCGCATCCAACCTGTCCTCCAAGTGAAGATTAGCCCGGAAGTCAGCGGTGAGATCATCGAACTGCCCATCAAGGAAGGTCAGGTCGTGAAAAAAGGCGATCTGCTGATGAAGATCAAACCGGACTTCTACACCGCCAGCCGCAATTCCTCCGAGGCGAATCTCAAAGCTGTGTTGGCGAACAAGGATCTGTCTGCGGCCAACCTGGAAAAAGCACGACTCGAACATGCGCGTTCCAGTGATCTAAAGAAATCAGCCCTGATCTCGGAATCACAATATCTGGAAGCCAAGACAGCTTTCGATGTGGCCCAAGCTCAGTTGAACGCTTCCACTCATCAAGCGGATGTTGCTCGTGCGTCATTAGCTCGTGCCGAGGAAGAACTGGCAAAGACGACGATCTACTCCCCCCTCGATGCCGTGGTGACCAAGCTGAACTCTCAAGCAGGTGAACGCGTCGTAGGCACCGCCACCATGGCAGGTACAGACGTGATGACGCTCTCCAATCTCGAAGAAATGGAAGCACGCGTGGACATCGGTGAAATCGATGTGGTGCTGATTGCCGTGGGACAAAAGACTCGCTTGGAGGTGGATGCGTTCCGTGATCGTAAGTTCACCGGCATCGTAACGGAGATCGCCAACACTGCGAAGACTTCGGCCCTCGGTACGCAGCAGGAAGCGACGCGCTTTGAAGTCCGCATCCGCGTGCAGGAAAAAGAAATCTTCCGCCCTGGCATGTCTGTTACCGCCGAGATCGAAACGCGTTATCGCACAAATGTCCTCACTGTCCCCTTCCAAAGCGTCACGACGCGTCCGCCCAAGGGAAATACTAATGCGGTTGCTACCGCTTCCACGAACGCGCCTGCTGCCACCAAGAAGGAAAAAGAGAATGCGAACAAGCCTATCGAGGTCGTGTTTTTAAAAGAAGGTGACACCGTGAAGATGGTGCCGGTGAAGCGCGGCATCAGTGATCAGAATTACGCGGAGATCACCGAAGGCGTGAGCGAGGGACAAGAAGTCGTCTCGGGCAGCTACAAAGCGATCAATCGCGATCTGGAGGACGGCAAGAAAGTGGCCATTGGCACTGGCGATTCCAAAGCCAACGAAGAGAAGAAGCCTTAA
- the der gene encoding ribosome biogenesis GTPase Der, giving the protein MPKFFPFAESLSSPMLGAMSGIIAIVGRPNVGKSALFNRIIGRRLAIVHDQPGVTRDRVTAEAEWRGRPYTMIDTGGIGLMRGEKAQDVITKAAVEQVDLAVESANVIILVVNVQEGIVPLDLEVAKRLRASGKPILLAVNKVDHAGVEGQSVEFSRLGFSKIFPVTAIHGMGIDALIEASVALLPPYVPEEKPVLAEGEKAPEGPLKLAIVGRPNVGKSSIINALTQSERVIVSEIPGTTRDAVDVPFEVETDGIRQQYLLIDTAGLRKARRVDDSIEFFSAKRTEDAIDRSDIVVLVIDAEVSITEQDKKIADHIIKCRKACIVVINKWDLVSEQVKKAREEQAKKRSKEENYDRGGRLMTTFGEFSEWVQSQLFFLDYAPVIFTSAKSGFHLDRLLEAVRYVAAQLKQKVPTSILNRTLQDAIERKQPVSAKGTRLTFYYATQVRQAPPTFLLFVNRDELFSDAYYKYLSHQMRKAFGFEGCPLILVPKARPKTIDPVRKFKLKSHAEKIEARKRPSERERDKDGKIKKRYMPPTRAKRKGRPQRIKQPTRRFKT; this is encoded by the coding sequence ATGCCCAAGTTTTTTCCCTTTGCCGAAAGCCTTTCCAGCCCCATGCTGGGCGCGATGTCTGGAATTATCGCCATCGTAGGACGGCCGAATGTCGGCAAGTCCGCCCTGTTCAACCGCATTATCGGGCGGCGCCTCGCTATTGTACATGATCAACCCGGTGTGACGCGTGATCGTGTCACAGCCGAAGCGGAGTGGCGTGGTCGTCCCTACACCATGATCGACACGGGTGGTATCGGTCTGATGCGCGGCGAGAAAGCGCAGGATGTGATCACCAAGGCAGCCGTGGAACAGGTGGATCTGGCGGTTGAATCGGCAAACGTGATCATTCTCGTGGTCAATGTGCAGGAAGGCATTGTGCCGTTGGACCTTGAAGTGGCCAAACGGTTGCGCGCAAGCGGTAAGCCTATTTTACTGGCGGTGAACAAAGTGGACCATGCGGGTGTAGAAGGCCAGTCCGTGGAGTTCAGCCGGTTGGGTTTCTCAAAAATTTTCCCGGTGACGGCGATCCATGGCATGGGCATTGATGCTTTGATCGAGGCTTCTGTCGCCCTACTGCCGCCTTACGTGCCGGAAGAGAAACCAGTCTTGGCTGAAGGCGAGAAGGCTCCGGAAGGACCATTGAAGCTGGCGATCGTGGGACGGCCCAATGTGGGCAAGTCCTCGATCATCAATGCGCTCACCCAGTCTGAGCGCGTGATCGTGAGTGAAATCCCTGGCACGACGCGGGATGCGGTGGATGTGCCTTTCGAAGTGGAGACGGATGGCATCCGCCAGCAGTATCTGCTCATCGACACCGCCGGTCTCCGCAAGGCACGGCGCGTGGATGACAGCATCGAGTTTTTTAGCGCGAAGCGCACGGAAGACGCGATTGATCGCAGTGACATCGTCGTGCTGGTCATCGATGCAGAAGTCAGCATCACCGAGCAGGACAAAAAAATCGCGGATCACATCATCAAATGCCGCAAAGCGTGCATCGTGGTGATCAACAAATGGGATCTTGTTTCCGAGCAGGTCAAGAAGGCTCGTGAAGAGCAGGCCAAGAAACGCTCCAAGGAGGAGAATTATGATCGTGGCGGGCGATTGATGACGACGTTCGGCGAGTTCTCCGAGTGGGTACAATCGCAACTCTTCTTCCTGGATTACGCACCGGTCATCTTTACTTCGGCCAAATCAGGCTTCCATCTGGACCGCTTGCTTGAAGCGGTGCGCTATGTAGCGGCACAGCTCAAGCAAAAGGTCCCGACGTCTATTTTGAACCGCACGTTGCAAGACGCGATCGAGCGCAAGCAACCGGTGAGCGCAAAGGGAACGCGATTGACATTCTATTACGCCACGCAAGTGCGCCAAGCTCCACCGACGTTTCTGCTTTTCGTGAACCGGGACGAACTGTTCTCGGATGCGTATTACAAGTATCTCTCACATCAGATGCGGAAGGCGTTCGGCTTTGAAGGTTGCCCGCTGATACTCGTGCCCAAAGCGCGTCCGAAAACGATCGATCCGGTGCGGAAGTTCAAGCTCAAGTCGCATGCGGAGAAGATCGAGGCGCGCAAGCGTCCGAGCGAACGCGAGCGGGATAAAGACGGCAAGATCAAGAAGCGTTATATGCCGCCAACGCGCGCCAAACGCAAAGGGCGTCCCCAACGCATCAAGCAGCCGACGCGACGGTTCAAGACTTAA
- a CDS encoding alpha/beta hydrolase-fold protein codes for MNHLKTILLAVFCFGTALTGSAADNKPKLSSYHEVQAGVPTGTLTKYTNFTSQIFTNTTRDWWVYVPAQYKKEKPACVMVFQDGHDYVNLKGNWRVPTVFDNLIAKGEMPVTIGIFINPGHNGSYKPENAWRVSNRSFEYDSLGDRYARFLVYEILPEVKKLGYNITDDPEGRAISGASSGGICSFTVAWERPDQFRKVLSTIGSFVDLRGGHVYPYLIRKTEKKPIRVYLQDGKNDLDNPFGNWPLANQMMSSSLKYMKYDHRFDFTEGEHNSNAAGPLLPEALKWLWTGYGK; via the coding sequence ATGAATCATCTGAAAACGATTTTGCTGGCAGTGTTCTGCTTTGGTACAGCACTGACAGGCTCAGCGGCGGATAATAAACCGAAGCTTTCCTCCTATCACGAAGTGCAAGCGGGCGTGCCGACGGGAACGCTCACGAAATACACCAACTTCACCTCGCAGATTTTCACGAATACGACACGCGATTGGTGGGTCTATGTGCCCGCGCAATACAAGAAGGAGAAACCAGCGTGCGTGATGGTATTTCAAGACGGTCACGACTATGTGAACCTGAAAGGCAATTGGCGCGTGCCGACGGTGTTCGATAACCTCATCGCCAAGGGCGAGATGCCGGTGACCATCGGTATCTTCATCAATCCCGGTCACAATGGTAGCTACAAGCCTGAGAATGCCTGGCGCGTGAGCAATCGCAGCTTCGAATACGATTCCTTGGGCGACCGCTATGCGCGTTTCCTCGTCTATGAGATTCTGCCGGAAGTGAAAAAGCTCGGCTACAATATCACCGATGACCCAGAGGGCAGGGCGATCAGTGGTGCCAGCTCCGGCGGCATCTGCTCCTTCACTGTGGCGTGGGAACGGCCCGATCAGTTCCGCAAAGTGCTGAGCACCATCGGCAGTTTCGTCGATCTCCGTGGTGGTCATGTGTATCCTTATCTCATCCGCAAGACGGAGAAGAAGCCCATCCGTGTTTACCTGCAGGACGGCAAGAATGATTTGGATAATCCCTTCGGCAACTGGCCGCTGGCAAACCAGATGATGTCCTCTTCACTGAAATACATGAAGTATGACCACCGTTTCGATTTCACCGAAGGTGAGCATAACAGCAATGCAGCAGGACCTTTACTGCCCGAGGCGTTGAAGTGGTTGTGGACGGGGTATGGTAAATAA
- a CDS encoding ABC transporter ATP-binding protein → MSLIRLTDITRHYDMGAETVHALRGVSLSIGRGEYVAIMGPSGSGKSTMMNMLGCLDTPSSGRYELNGTDVSEMDDNELAEVRNREIGFIFQSFNLLSRASALRNVELPMVYAGVPADERHDRALAALTHVGLADRVEHKPNELSGGQRQRVAIARALVNNPSILLADEPTGNLDSRTGKEILSLFDELSRKGNTIIVVTHEEAVARHARRMIRILDGLIAADEVLAK, encoded by the coding sequence ATGAGCCTCATCCGTTTAACTGACATCACCCGCCATTACGACATGGGCGCGGAGACGGTGCATGCCTTGCGTGGGGTGTCCTTGTCCATCGGGCGTGGTGAATATGTCGCCATCATGGGGCCCTCCGGTTCCGGCAAGTCCACGATGATGAACATGCTCGGCTGCCTCGATACACCTAGCTCCGGCCGCTATGAACTCAACGGTACGGATGTCAGCGAGATGGATGACAATGAACTTGCTGAAGTGCGCAATCGTGAGATCGGGTTCATTTTCCAAAGTTTCAATCTGCTATCTCGCGCTAGTGCCTTGCGCAACGTGGAGCTACCCATGGTGTATGCCGGTGTGCCGGCGGATGAACGGCATGATCGGGCTTTGGCTGCGCTAACGCACGTAGGCCTCGCTGATCGTGTCGAACACAAACCTAACGAGCTTTCCGGCGGTCAACGTCAACGCGTGGCTATTGCACGCGCCTTGGTGAACAATCCTTCAATCCTGCTGGCTGATGAGCCGACAGGAAATCTGGACTCCCGCACAGGCAAAGAAATCCTTTCACTTTTTGATGAACTAAGCCGGAAGGGAAACACCATCATCGTGGTAACACACGAAGAGGCAGTCGCACGACATGCCCGCCGCATGATCCGCATCTTGGACGGCCTCATCGCCGCCGATGAAGTGCTGGCGAAATGA
- a CDS encoding translation initiation factor codes for MSDGKRIPTDGGEALSQSPFASLSSDGLPEGAEVPLAVTPAKTSQRGTPNKNRGRVDIIRQKAGRGGKTVTVVKGFVGIGLPEKEQLAKKMQRSCGVGGTVKDGQIEIQGDKRDEVARILKEAGFRPVFAGG; via the coding sequence ATGAGTGATGGAAAACGCATTCCGACGGATGGAGGCGAGGCGTTGAGCCAGAGTCCATTTGCATCGCTTTCAAGTGATGGCTTACCGGAAGGAGCGGAGGTGCCTTTGGCAGTCACTCCTGCCAAAACCTCCCAAAGGGGAACACCGAATAAGAATCGCGGGCGCGTCGATATCATCCGTCAGAAAGCAGGGCGGGGTGGTAAGACCGTGACGGTAGTAAAAGGCTTTGTCGGAATCGGCCTGCCTGAGAAAGAACAGCTCGCCAAGAAGATGCAGAGATCATGCGGTGTTGGAGGCACGGTGAAAGACGGGCAGATAGAGATTCAAGGCGACAAGCGCGACGAGGTTGCCCGTATTTTGAAAGAAGCCGGATTCAGGCCTGTCTTTGCCGGTGGCTGA
- a CDS encoding SMP-30/gluconolactonase/LRE family protein: MVNKLFCVGFIALLASLSVAKGQDLSVDMTLHRLVLSDTKWEVVADGLGFADAPLSDDKGNFYFCDMRSTPPVIWKVAPDGAKSKVIEGIPVSGMKFGPDGRLYAGAGTGKDKHLSAFELPSGKETILAKDVAPNDLVVTHKGYIYFTETGKKQIVFVNAKTGELKVADTGTVTAPNGIALSPDQRTLAVSDSRGRHVWTYCIEPDGKLTPGVPFMTMRTDVDLNAKSADGRTPVYKTASGGDGMSSDLYGRIYVSSAIGVQVFDPTGRECGLLPKPYEKGMTSVHIGGPNGEYIYVTQADKVLRRKANVKAFYPWLGPVEAIPLPVK; this comes from the coding sequence ATGGTGAATAAACTTTTTTGTGTCGGCTTCATTGCTCTCTTGGCGAGTTTGTCTGTGGCCAAAGGACAAGACCTTTCAGTAGACATGACCCTGCACCGCCTCGTTCTATCGGATACGAAATGGGAAGTAGTCGCCGATGGCCTTGGCTTTGCCGATGCGCCTTTGTCGGATGACAAAGGTAACTTCTACTTCTGCGACATGCGCAGCACACCGCCAGTGATCTGGAAAGTGGCCCCGGATGGTGCGAAATCCAAAGTGATCGAAGGTATTCCCGTGAGCGGAATGAAGTTCGGTCCCGATGGCCGTCTCTATGCCGGTGCTGGTACAGGCAAAGACAAGCACCTCTCGGCATTCGAGTTGCCCAGCGGCAAAGAAACGATTCTCGCTAAGGATGTTGCTCCGAACGATCTCGTAGTGACACACAAGGGCTACATCTACTTCACCGAGACGGGCAAGAAACAGATCGTGTTCGTGAATGCGAAGACCGGTGAATTGAAAGTAGCAGATACAGGAACAGTCACTGCACCGAACGGCATCGCACTATCGCCGGATCAGCGAACCCTGGCCGTTTCCGATTCACGTGGAAGACACGTGTGGACTTACTGCATCGAACCCGATGGTAAGCTGACTCCTGGTGTTCCCTTCATGACCATGCGCACGGATGTGGACCTAAACGCCAAGAGCGCAGATGGACGCACTCCCGTATATAAAACGGCCAGCGGCGGTGACGGCATGAGTTCCGATCTGTATGGACGTATCTATGTTTCCTCGGCAATCGGTGTGCAAGTGTTCGATCCCACTGGCCGTGAGTGTGGTCTTTTGCCCAAGCCATATGAAAAGGGCATGACCAGCGTGCATATCGGTGGTCCTAACGGCGAATACATCTACGTGACCCAGGCAGACAAAGTGCTTCGTCGCAAAGCGAACGTGAAAGCGTTCTATCCATGGCTCGGCCCAGTGGAAGCAATTCCACTGCCGGTGAAGTAG